Proteins encoded by one window of Chryseobacterium aquaeductus:
- a CDS encoding acyl-CoA dehydrogenase family protein translates to MAELVISAQIIGENSLSEAAETDSIDSFPKKTLAKLKSADLLTASIAKKYGGRNLGLSSGTNLALLTILKNIGRGNLVMGRVLEGHINAQILIHQFGNQKQKKLFAEDAFDGRLFGVWNTQAESGTILSKIENGKYLLNGTKTFATGTDFVTRPIVTAAKKNGDWQMCVVPLDEVMVKADSSWWNPMGMKASRSFKITFAKAEIPKINLLGSAGEYYKQPGFSGGAVRFAAIHLGAAEQLLDETKKYLTDLNRTQDPFQKMRLGQMAIAVESGNQWLNAAAVRMDRYMEQPTINEGESFVIYANMMRTAIEQICIDVMNLCQKCIGARGLNKPYHFERIIRDLSTYLRQPAPDAVLTDVGGYVLNNDLDISASEIWNLNFKK, encoded by the coding sequence TTGGCAGAGTTAGTAATTTCTGCTCAAATTATTGGAGAAAATTCTCTTTCCGAAGCGGCAGAGACAGATTCTATAGATTCTTTTCCTAAAAAAACGTTAGCAAAACTGAAATCTGCAGATCTTTTAACAGCAAGTATTGCTAAAAAATATGGTGGTCGTAATTTAGGCTTATCATCAGGAACAAATTTAGCACTGCTTACTATTCTGAAAAATATTGGCAGAGGAAATCTTGTAATGGGAAGAGTGTTGGAGGGTCACATCAACGCACAAATTTTGATACATCAATTTGGAAATCAGAAGCAAAAAAAACTTTTTGCAGAAGACGCATTTGATGGAAGACTTTTCGGTGTCTGGAACACGCAGGCTGAATCCGGCACTATACTTTCAAAAATAGAAAACGGGAAATATCTGCTCAATGGTACAAAAACTTTTGCCACAGGAACCGACTTTGTCACCCGCCCGATAGTGACAGCTGCCAAGAAAAATGGAGACTGGCAAATGTGTGTTGTTCCATTAGATGAAGTAATGGTAAAAGCTGATTCAAGTTGGTGGAATCCTATGGGAATGAAGGCAAGCAGAAGTTTTAAAATAACTTTTGCAAAAGCTGAAATTCCTAAAATAAATCTGCTAGGATCTGCAGGAGAATATTATAAGCAGCCAGGTTTTAGTGGTGGCGCTGTACGTTTTGCTGCGATACATTTGGGTGCAGCCGAGCAGCTTTTAGATGAAACAAAAAAATATCTCACAGACTTAAACAGAACCCAAGATCCTTTTCAGAAAATGCGGTTAGGTCAGATGGCTATTGCTGTAGAATCTGGAAATCAATGGCTGAATGCAGCAGCAGTACGGATGGATCGCTACATGGAACAACCCACCATAAATGAAGGCGAAAGTTTTGTTATTTATGCTAATATGATGCGAACTGCAATAGAGCAAATTTGTATTGACGTCATGAATCTCTGTCAGAAATGTATTGGTGCTCGCGGACTCAATAAACCTTATCATTTTGAACGAATTATTCGTGACCTCAGCACCTATTTGCGCCAGCCTGCACCTGATGCTGTATTGACAGATGTTGGCGGTTATGTTCTGAATAATGATCTTGATATTTCTGCAAGTGAAATATGGAATTTAAATTTCAAAAAATAA
- a CDS encoding response regulator produces the protein MKKKVVLVQDNKEILEIMDQVLEDEGFDVTASLTTEPIQEIENLDPDIVIVDDHIKGNVKGSQVIKELKSDPETEDIPAVLTSTSINLPSEAAECKADDYIAKPFGIDEMIDVVKKNTDL, from the coding sequence ATGAAGAAAAAAGTTGTACTTGTACAAGACAATAAAGAAATATTGGAAATCATGGATCAGGTATTGGAAGATGAAGGATTTGACGTTACCGCATCTCTTACCACAGAGCCCATACAAGAGATTGAGAATTTAGATCCTGATATTGTGATTGTAGATGATCACATTAAAGGGAATGTAAAAGGTTCTCAGGTGATCAAGGAATTAAAATCTGATCCCGAAACCGAAGATATTCCGGCTGTGCTTACCTCAACTTCAATCAACCTTCCTTCTGAAGCTGCGGAATGTAAAGCAGATGATTATATTGCTAAACCTTTCGGGATTGACGAGATGATAGATGTCGTCAAAAAAAATACTGATCTCTAA
- a CDS encoding glycosyltransferase family 1 protein, translated as MQNLLCFSHLSWNFVFQRPQHLLTRFSKSYQVFYFEEPKIGDSDRYIVNFQNGVYIVELLITEHDETTSGRIQNLIHEVLREYNIESYISWYYTPMALQFTSELTPETVIYDSMDELSAFRFAPPQLLQFEEELFKKADVVFTGGNSLYQAKKTRHHNIHAMPSSIDKEHFGLARGILQDPEDQMGIGFPRMGFFGVVDERFDIELLREVSAKRPDWQFVIIGPVVKINPDDLPRASNIHYLGPKTYTELPQYIAHWDIALILFALNESTEFISPTKTPEYLAAGKPVISTAIKDVVQPYGIACLVQIIDDSDSFISAAEKILSDTEKDLWLRNVDHFLENDSWDYTFYKMNVLINEAKSNLVHLTNTQKQAKYV; from the coding sequence ATGCAGAACTTATTATGTTTTAGCCATCTGTCGTGGAATTTCGTTTTCCAGCGACCTCAACATCTTTTAACTAGGTTCTCAAAGAGCTACCAGGTGTTCTATTTTGAAGAACCAAAAATCGGAGATTCAGATAGGTACATTGTCAATTTTCAGAATGGGGTTTATATTGTAGAATTGCTGATTACAGAGCATGACGAAACCACCAGCGGAAGAATCCAAAATCTGATTCACGAAGTTCTAAGAGAATATAATATCGAAAGTTATATCAGTTGGTACTACACTCCTATGGCACTTCAGTTTACCAGCGAGCTGACGCCGGAGACTGTTATTTATGATTCTATGGATGAACTTTCAGCGTTCAGATTTGCTCCGCCACAGCTTCTGCAGTTTGAAGAAGAATTATTTAAAAAAGCTGATGTTGTTTTCACTGGTGGTAATTCTCTTTATCAGGCAAAAAAAACCAGACATCACAATATTCATGCAATGCCAAGCAGTATTGATAAAGAACATTTCGGCTTAGCGAGAGGTATTTTGCAAGATCCTGAAGATCAAATGGGTATTGGCTTTCCAAGGATGGGTTTTTTTGGGGTTGTAGATGAGCGTTTTGATATTGAACTTCTTCGCGAAGTCTCTGCTAAACGTCCGGATTGGCAATTTGTGATCATCGGTCCTGTAGTAAAAATTAATCCGGATGATTTACCACGAGCATCTAATATTCATTATTTAGGTCCGAAAACCTATACAGAATTGCCTCAATATATTGCTCATTGGGATATCGCGCTGATTTTATTTGCTTTAAATGAATCTACAGAATTCATCAGCCCTACCAAAACTCCAGAGTATCTGGCGGCGGGAAAACCCGTGATTTCAACAGCAATCAAAGATGTTGTGCAGCCTTATGGTATTGCTTGTTTGGTTCAAATTATAGATGATTCAGATTCGTTTATTTCGGCAGCTGAAAAAATATTATCAGACACAGAAAAAGATCTTTGGCTTAGAAATGTCGATCATTTTCTTGAGAATGATTCTTGGGATTACACATTTTATAAGATGAATGTATTGATCAATGAGGCAAAAAGCAATCTCGTACACCTTACAAATACACAAAAGCAAGCCAAGTATGTATGA
- a CDS encoding PIG-L deacetylase family protein, whose product MHKINFENIPLAPEQCVTGFGTTLIVAPHADDESLGCGGVISLLRKYGQTVYILLLSDGTLSHPNSTEYPAEKLRDLRENELLDAAEILGVSTENIIFCRYPDRNVPTIQHEDFHASVATISKMLDKIKPQSIFVPWRRDPHPDHQAAFQLIHNAETLNAKIYEYPIWLNELGEQGDLPTSDEAMPFRLNIASVLDKKQNAISQHCSQITDLISDDPKGFRLSEEMLSQFNLPYETFFISK is encoded by the coding sequence ATGCATAAAATAAATTTTGAGAACATTCCATTGGCACCGGAACAATGTGTCACCGGATTTGGGACAACACTTATCGTAGCTCCACATGCAGATGATGAAAGTTTAGGTTGCGGAGGAGTTATTTCCCTGTTGAGAAAATATGGGCAGACGGTTTATATTCTGCTGTTGAGTGATGGTACTTTATCACACCCAAACAGTACAGAATATCCGGCCGAAAAACTGAGAGATCTTCGTGAAAATGAATTATTGGATGCAGCTGAAATTCTTGGTGTATCAACAGAGAATATTATTTTTTGCAGATATCCAGACAGGAATGTACCCACAATTCAACATGAAGATTTTCACGCTTCTGTAGCTACCATTTCAAAGATGTTGGATAAAATTAAACCGCAGAGTATTTTTGTTCCTTGGCGTAGAGATCCGCATCCTGATCATCAAGCGGCTTTTCAGTTAATACATAATGCTGAAACTTTGAACGCAAAAATATATGAATATCCGATTTGGCTAAATGAATTAGGCGAACAGGGAGATTTGCCAACATCAGATGAAGCAATGCCATTTCGACTAAATATCGCCAGTGTGCTTGACAAAAAGCAAAATGCAATTTCTCAACACTGTTCTCAGATTACAGATCTCATCAGCGATGATCCTAAAGGATTTCGACTTTCGGAAGAGATGCTCAGTCAATTTAATTTACCTTACGAAACTTTTTTTATCTCTAAATAA
- the glf gene encoding UDP-galactopyranose mutase, with the protein MYDFLIVGCGFAGAVLAERLAAEGKKILIVDKRDHIAGNAYDFYNEEGILIHKYGPHIFHTNSEDVFKYLGKFTDWRPYEHRVLGSVDGQLVPIPINLTTINELYGKNLTSDEVTDFLASKAEKRSPILTSEDVVLNVVGKELYEKFFKGYTKKQWDLDPSELDASVTARVPTRTNKDDRYFTDTFQAMPKNGYTEMFKKMLSHKNISIMLQTDYRDIVDVIPFKTLIYTGPIDSYFDYCYGKLPYRSIDFRFETLNQENYQSTGTVNYPTSNLYTRITEFKFLTGQKNEKTTIVYEYPTAEGDPYYPIPRKQNQEIYNQYKKLSEDHPNVYFTGRLGTYKYYNMDQVVAQSLALFRKIKSREEDVRE; encoded by the coding sequence ATGTATGATTTTTTAATAGTAGGCTGTGGTTTTGCAGGAGCAGTTTTGGCTGAGCGTCTTGCTGCAGAGGGAAAGAAAATTTTAATTGTAGATAAAAGGGATCATATTGCAGGGAATGCCTATGACTTTTATAATGAAGAGGGTATTTTAATTCATAAATACGGACCACACATTTTTCACACAAATTCTGAAGATGTATTTAAATATTTAGGGAAATTTACAGACTGGCGACCTTATGAACATCGAGTTTTAGGAAGTGTTGACGGTCAATTAGTTCCGATTCCTATTAATCTTACCACAATTAATGAATTATATGGTAAAAATCTCACATCTGATGAAGTCACAGATTTTTTAGCTTCAAAAGCTGAAAAGAGGAGTCCTATTCTCACTTCGGAAGATGTTGTTTTGAATGTGGTTGGGAAAGAATTGTATGAGAAATTTTTTAAAGGATATACCAAGAAACAGTGGGATCTTGATCCGTCAGAATTGGATGCCTCTGTCACTGCACGCGTTCCTACAAGAACCAATAAAGATGACCGCTATTTCACAGATACTTTTCAGGCAATGCCAAAAAACGGATATACTGAAATGTTCAAAAAAATGCTGTCACACAAAAACATCAGCATTATGCTTCAGACCGATTATAGAGATATTGTGGATGTAATTCCTTTTAAAACATTAATTTACACAGGTCCTATCGACTCGTACTTCGATTACTGCTACGGAAAATTACCCTATCGTTCTATTGATTTTAGATTTGAAACCTTGAATCAGGAAAATTATCAGTCAACGGGAACGGTTAATTATCCGACCTCCAATTTATATACAAGAATTACAGAGTTTAAATTTCTGACCGGACAAAAAAACGAAAAAACTACCATCGTTTACGAATATCCGACTGCGGAAGGTGATCCGTATTATCCAATTCCGAGAAAACAAAATCAGGAAATTTATAATCAATACAAAAAGCTTTCAGAAGATCATCCGAATGTTTATTTCACAGGTCGTTTGGGAACTTACAAATATTATAATATGGATCAGGTAGTAGCACAGTCGCTGGCACTGTTCCGTAAGATAAAAAGCAGGGAAGAAGATGTTCGGGAATGA
- a CDS encoding glycosyltransferase, producing the protein MKNPTEYSSEFLFSKNEVSPNIKSCIVIPVKDEEAYISKTLTSFLNQVDIFGEPLDFDQFEILVLANNCTDNSVALIKDFQLNYPHLNLYLDEVKLSPANANIGYVRRKLMEYAFARLSKNGGGVIMTTDGDTMVASDWIAQTHWEIDNGAEVVGGRILLSNDELAGLDEFTCTHHFKDEKYRLLIAELEGKIINSEFDPNPRHHQHFNGSFAITTQCYKRSGGVPEVKYLEDCAFFERLETVDAKIRHSNKVVVYTSARCVGRTEIGLSYQLNVWKNLGNHADDYFVESCASIIQRFTQKRNFIKLWEFKNHTKSEFFQTLQKIAPEITASEKIYTSLISSSYFGEWYERLIQNEQFNSNRKFPDVPIDNAIKDLQSKLQEYSDYDFAQTSIL; encoded by the coding sequence ATGAAAAATCCAACAGAGTATTCCAGTGAATTTTTATTTTCAAAAAATGAAGTTTCACCCAATATAAAATCCTGCATTGTCATTCCCGTAAAAGATGAAGAGGCATATATTTCAAAAACGTTGACTTCATTTCTCAATCAGGTTGACATTTTTGGTGAGCCTCTTGATTTTGATCAATTTGAAATTTTAGTTTTGGCCAATAACTGTACAGATAATTCTGTGGCACTTATTAAAGATTTTCAGCTAAATTACCCACATCTCAATCTCTATTTGGATGAGGTGAAATTATCTCCTGCAAACGCAAATATCGGATATGTACGAAGAAAATTAATGGAATACGCTTTTGCCAGACTTTCTAAAAATGGTGGCGGAGTTATAATGACCACAGATGGTGACACGATGGTAGCATCAGACTGGATTGCGCAAACCCATTGGGAAATCGATAACGGAGCTGAGGTTGTCGGCGGCAGAATTTTACTTTCGAACGATGAACTGGCAGGCTTAGACGAGTTTACTTGTACACATCATTTCAAAGACGAAAAATACAGATTATTGATAGCTGAACTGGAAGGAAAAATCATTAATTCTGAGTTTGATCCTAACCCAAGACACCATCAGCATTTCAATGGGAGTTTTGCCATTACCACTCAGTGCTACAAAAGATCTGGAGGTGTACCGGAAGTAAAATATCTCGAAGACTGTGCTTTTTTTGAAAGATTGGAAACTGTAGATGCCAAAATTCGACACAGTAATAAAGTAGTCGTATATACTTCTGCAAGATGCGTCGGCAGAACCGAAATTGGGTTGTCTTATCAACTCAATGTCTGGAAAAATTTAGGCAATCATGCTGACGATTATTTTGTCGAATCTTGTGCTTCAATCATCCAAAGATTTACTCAAAAGAGAAATTTTATAAAATTATGGGAATTTAAAAATCACACAAAATCTGAATTCTTCCAAACGTTGCAAAAAATTGCTCCGGAAATTACTGCCAGTGAGAAAATTTATACCTCATTGATTAGCAGTAGTTATTTCGGAGAATGGTATGAAAGATTAATTCAAAACGAACAGTTTAATAGCAACAGAAAATTCCCCGACGTACCTATTGACAATGCAATTAAAGATTTACAAAGTAAGCTTCAGGAATATTCTGATTATGATTTTGCCCAGACGTCAATTCTATAA
- a CDS encoding class I SAM-dependent DNA methyltransferase — MNEKKSLDSEYFKDVYEANDDPWNFETSEYEAEKYAATILSLPRKHYENVLEIGCSIGVLTQLLAQKSTQLLAIDVSEKALNLAAKRCEKLSNTTFKKMNFPEELPDESYDLMMISEVAYYLSASDWQFAIFGLYERLLPEGNVVLVHWLPVVHDYPQTGDEVHNSFEKLMKDKMTNVFSTRAENYRIDVWAKS, encoded by the coding sequence ATGAACGAAAAAAAATCTTTAGATTCAGAATACTTCAAAGATGTGTATGAAGCAAATGACGATCCCTGGAATTTCGAAACCAGCGAATATGAGGCGGAGAAGTATGCGGCAACAATTTTATCTCTGCCAAGAAAACATTATGAAAATGTCTTGGAAATCGGCTGCTCTATCGGAGTTCTCACTCAACTGTTGGCGCAAAAAAGCACACAGTTACTGGCAATCGATGTGTCAGAAAAAGCATTGAATCTCGCCGCTAAAAGATGTGAAAAATTAAGTAATACAACTTTTAAAAAGATGAATTTTCCTGAAGAATTACCAGACGAATCATATGATTTAATGATGATTTCTGAAGTTGCATATTATTTATCAGCTTCTGACTGGCAATTTGCTATTTTTGGTTTATATGAGAGATTGCTTCCAGAAGGAAATGTTGTTCTGGTTCACTGGTTGCCAGTAGTTCATGATTATCCGCAGACAGGTGATGAGGTTCACAACAGTTTTGAAAAATTAATGAAGGATAAAATGACCAATGTTTTTTCAACGAGAGCAGAAAATTATAGAATTGACGTCTGGGCAAAATCATAA
- a CDS encoding cold-shock protein, whose translation MQQGTVKFFNDTKGFGFITPSTGGQDVFVHTSGLVDNIRENDVVTFDLENGKKGVNAVNVRVA comes from the coding sequence ATGCAACAAGGAACAGTAAAATTCTTTAACGATACCAAAGGATTTGGTTTTATTACACCGAGTACAGGTGGTCAGGATGTTTTCGTACATACATCTGGTTTAGTAGATAATATTCGCGAAAACGATGTCGTGACATTCGATTTAGAGAATGGTAAAAAAGGTGTGAATGCAGTAAATGTGCGTGTAGCATAA
- a CDS encoding amine oxidase: MFGNDFLVSNVNPFNSFLMGGFECADQQNAFGERVDLYTTSGHKLYLENDYEKLDALGIKTIREGIRWSMVETKPYEYDWTEVERIIKVSQAKNVQVVWDICHFGFPDDLTPLHPMFAKRFSHLCREFVLKYRSLVPDGFLVITPINEVSFISWLGGDVRGASPYCVGQGWEVKYNLMRAYIEGIEKMKEMDSSVRILITEPLVSIVSNDPNNPTAVLSAEQKHFEQFQVHDILSGAMCPELRGKPEYLDIIGVNYYYNNQWINETHEFLPWAEEPPHPLFRSLHSLIETIFIRYGRPIVISETSHPGEDRAKWIESINKECMSVLEKGIPLLGCCYYPLIDRPDWDDLEDWHHSGIYDIFDTKTLERVPDTEV; encoded by the coding sequence ATGTTCGGGAATGATTTTTTAGTTTCAAACGTCAATCCGTTCAACAGTTTTCTGATGGGTGGGTTTGAATGTGCAGATCAGCAAAATGCATTTGGTGAAAGGGTAGATTTATATACAACTTCCGGTCATAAACTATATTTGGAGAATGATTATGAAAAATTAGATGCATTAGGAATTAAAACTATTCGTGAAGGCATCCGTTGGAGTATGGTTGAAACAAAGCCTTACGAATATGACTGGACTGAAGTTGAGCGTATCATCAAAGTTTCTCAGGCAAAAAATGTACAGGTGGTTTGGGATATTTGCCACTTTGGTTTTCCTGATGATCTTACTCCGCTTCATCCCATGTTTGCGAAAAGATTCAGCCATCTTTGCCGTGAATTTGTACTTAAATACAGAAGTCTGGTTCCTGATGGTTTTTTGGTCATAACGCCAATCAACGAAGTTAGTTTTATATCATGGCTTGGCGGAGATGTAAGAGGAGCTTCTCCATATTGTGTGGGACAAGGCTGGGAAGTGAAATATAATCTGATGAGAGCATATATTGAAGGCATTGAAAAGATGAAAGAAATGGATTCTTCAGTTCGTATTTTGATTACAGAGCCATTGGTAAGTATTGTCTCAAATGATCCGAATAATCCGACAGCAGTTTTATCAGCCGAACAAAAACATTTTGAGCAATTTCAGGTTCATGATATTCTTTCGGGAGCAATGTGTCCGGAATTGAGAGGTAAACCTGAATATCTTGACATTATTGGAGTCAATTATTACTACAACAATCAATGGATCAATGAAACCCATGAATTTTTACCTTGGGCAGAAGAGCCGCCACATCCCTTATTCAGGTCGCTTCATTCTTTAATTGAAACTATATTTATAAGATACGGAAGACCTATCGTAATTTCAGAAACCAGCCATCCGGGTGAAGATCGTGCAAAGTGGATAGAATCAATAAACAAAGAATGTATGTCTGTTTTAGAAAAAGGAATTCCACTTTTGGGTTGCTGCTATTATCCTCTGATAGACCGCCCGGATTGGGATGATTTGGAAGACTGGCATCACAGCGGAATTTATGATATTTTTGATACAAAAACTTTAGAACGAGTGCCAGATACAGAAGTATAG